The following are from one region of the Stigmatopora argus isolate UIUO_Sarg chromosome 9, RoL_Sarg_1.0, whole genome shotgun sequence genome:
- the pmt gene encoding phosphoethanolamine methyltransferase isoform X2, with the protein MENVRSTMMEFWKEHSREATVQEMMLDSHAIQLTRQELPEIMSMLPSLAGCRVLELGAGIGRYTGHLLKQASHVTAVDFMESFVEKNKQENGHHKNVTFLQADVTKLKFPPNSMDFIFSNWLLMYLSDQELIFLLKEMLRWLRPGGSLFFRESCNYRSGDCKRDFNPTCYRTEAQYNHLTTSVQVEDENGQFGFDIVLRKRVKTYIEMKKNPNQICWLLEKVWRSSNAKETFGTFQMFLDNKQYTRRGILRYEKMFGVGYVSTGGPNTTKEFVDLLNLQPGQKVLDVGCGIGGGDFYMAKTFGVEVLGMDLSENMVDIAMERALAERLPLVEFEVADATKRTFPQGSFDVIYSRDTILHIADKLALFKCFYSWLKPGGQLLISDYCCGEKPWTPQFEAYVEQRGYILYTPSQYGKFLQDAGFSHVKADDRTAQFIQVIQEELKRADHIKSEFIQEFSEEDYNAIVNGWSEKLERSRSGDQRWGLFHARRD; encoded by the exons ATGGAGAACG TCCGTAGCACCATGATGGAGTTTTGGAAGGAGCACTCCAGGGAGGCCACGGTGCAGGAGATGATGCTGGACTCGCACGCCATTCAGCTGACTCGACAGGAACTGCCTGAGATCATGTCTATGCTGCCCAGTCTGGCCGGATGTCGAGTGCTGGAACTGGGGGCCGGCATTGG TCGCTACACCGGTCATCTGCTGAAACAGGCCAGCCACGTGACCGCCGTGGATTTCATGGAGAGCTTCGTGGAGAAGAACAAGCAGGAGAACGGACACCACAAGAACGTGACTTTCCTCCAAGCGGACGTCACCAAGCTAAAATTCCCCCCAAACAG TATGGACTTCATCTTCTCCAACTGGCTGCTGATGTATCTCAGTGACCAGGAGCTGATTTTTCTATTAAAGGAAATGTTGAGGTGGTTGCGGCCCGGTGGATCGCTCTTCTTCAGAGAATCGTGCAACTACCGATCGG GTGACTGCAAAAGGGATTTCAACCCGACATGTTACCGCACGGAAGCCCAGTACAACCACCTGACCACCTCCGTCCAAGTGGAGGACGAAAATGGGCAGTTTGGTTTCGACATTGTTCTCAGGAAGAGGGTCAAAACCTACATTgag ATGAAGAAGAATCCAAATCAGATCTGCTGGTTGTTAGAGAAGGTTTGGCGCTCTTCAAATGCAAAGGAGACGTTCGGCACCTTTCAGATGTTCCTGGACAACAAACAGTACACCAGACGAGGGATTctgcgctatgagaaaatgttcGGGGTGGGTTATGTCAGCACAGGCGGGCCCAACACCACCAAG GAATTTGTTGATCTGCTCAACCTGCAACCTGGCCAGAAGGTTCTGGATGTCGGCTGTGGTATCGGTGGAGGAGACTTTTACATGGCAAAG ACATTCGGAGTGGAGGTGCTTGGGATGGATCTTTCGGAGAATATGGTGGACATTGCCATGGAGAGGGCGTTAGCTGAGAGGCTGCCGTTG GTTGAATTTGAAGTCGCCGATGCCACCAAGAGGACGTTCCCACAGGGTTCTTTTGACGTTATCTACAGTAGAGATACCATCCTTCACATCGCAGACAAACTGGCTCTCTTCAAATGTTTCTAT TCATGGTTAAAGCCTGGAGGCCAACTGCTTATCAGTGACTACTGTTGTGGGGAAAAGCCATGGACCCCCCAGTTCGAGGCTTATGTCGAACAGCGAGGCTACATTCTCTACACGCCGTCACAGTATGGAAAG TTCCTCCAAGACGCCGGCTTCAGCCACGTTAAGGCAGATGATCGCACGGCCCAGTTCATTCAGGTCATTCAAGAAGAGCTGAAGAGAGCAGATCACATCAAGAGTGAATTTATCCAG GAATTCTCCGAAGAGGACTACAACGCCATTGTGAACGGCTGGAGCGAAAAACTTGAACGTTCGAGGAGTGGGGATCAACGATGGGGGCTCTTTCATGCCAGGAGGGATTGA
- the pmt gene encoding phosphoethanolamine methyltransferase isoform X1, producing the protein MFWGGSSSLRSTMMEFWKEHSREATVQEMMLDSHAIQLTRQELPEIMSMLPSLAGCRVLELGAGIGRYTGHLLKQASHVTAVDFMESFVEKNKQENGHHKNVTFLQADVTKLKFPPNSMDFIFSNWLLMYLSDQELIFLLKEMLRWLRPGGSLFFRESCNYRSGDCKRDFNPTCYRTEAQYNHLTTSVQVEDENGQFGFDIVLRKRVKTYIEMKKNPNQICWLLEKVWRSSNAKETFGTFQMFLDNKQYTRRGILRYEKMFGVGYVSTGGPNTTKEFVDLLNLQPGQKVLDVGCGIGGGDFYMAKTFGVEVLGMDLSENMVDIAMERALAERLPLVEFEVADATKRTFPQGSFDVIYSRDTILHIADKLALFKCFYSWLKPGGQLLISDYCCGEKPWTPQFEAYVEQRGYILYTPSQYGKFLQDAGFSHVKADDRTAQFIQVIQEELKRADHIKSEFIQEFSEEDYNAIVNGWSEKLERSRSGDQRWGLFHARRD; encoded by the exons TCCGTAGCACCATGATGGAGTTTTGGAAGGAGCACTCCAGGGAGGCCACGGTGCAGGAGATGATGCTGGACTCGCACGCCATTCAGCTGACTCGACAGGAACTGCCTGAGATCATGTCTATGCTGCCCAGTCTGGCCGGATGTCGAGTGCTGGAACTGGGGGCCGGCATTGG TCGCTACACCGGTCATCTGCTGAAACAGGCCAGCCACGTGACCGCCGTGGATTTCATGGAGAGCTTCGTGGAGAAGAACAAGCAGGAGAACGGACACCACAAGAACGTGACTTTCCTCCAAGCGGACGTCACCAAGCTAAAATTCCCCCCAAACAG TATGGACTTCATCTTCTCCAACTGGCTGCTGATGTATCTCAGTGACCAGGAGCTGATTTTTCTATTAAAGGAAATGTTGAGGTGGTTGCGGCCCGGTGGATCGCTCTTCTTCAGAGAATCGTGCAACTACCGATCGG GTGACTGCAAAAGGGATTTCAACCCGACATGTTACCGCACGGAAGCCCAGTACAACCACCTGACCACCTCCGTCCAAGTGGAGGACGAAAATGGGCAGTTTGGTTTCGACATTGTTCTCAGGAAGAGGGTCAAAACCTACATTgag ATGAAGAAGAATCCAAATCAGATCTGCTGGTTGTTAGAGAAGGTTTGGCGCTCTTCAAATGCAAAGGAGACGTTCGGCACCTTTCAGATGTTCCTGGACAACAAACAGTACACCAGACGAGGGATTctgcgctatgagaaaatgttcGGGGTGGGTTATGTCAGCACAGGCGGGCCCAACACCACCAAG GAATTTGTTGATCTGCTCAACCTGCAACCTGGCCAGAAGGTTCTGGATGTCGGCTGTGGTATCGGTGGAGGAGACTTTTACATGGCAAAG ACATTCGGAGTGGAGGTGCTTGGGATGGATCTTTCGGAGAATATGGTGGACATTGCCATGGAGAGGGCGTTAGCTGAGAGGCTGCCGTTG GTTGAATTTGAAGTCGCCGATGCCACCAAGAGGACGTTCCCACAGGGTTCTTTTGACGTTATCTACAGTAGAGATACCATCCTTCACATCGCAGACAAACTGGCTCTCTTCAAATGTTTCTAT TCATGGTTAAAGCCTGGAGGCCAACTGCTTATCAGTGACTACTGTTGTGGGGAAAAGCCATGGACCCCCCAGTTCGAGGCTTATGTCGAACAGCGAGGCTACATTCTCTACACGCCGTCACAGTATGGAAAG TTCCTCCAAGACGCCGGCTTCAGCCACGTTAAGGCAGATGATCGCACGGCCCAGTTCATTCAGGTCATTCAAGAAGAGCTGAAGAGAGCAGATCACATCAAGAGTGAATTTATCCAG GAATTCTCCGAAGAGGACTACAACGCCATTGTGAACGGCTGGAGCGAAAAACTTGAACGTTCGAGGAGTGGGGATCAACGATGGGGGCTCTTTCATGCCAGGAGGGATTGA